Proteins from a single region of Streptococcus mitis:
- a CDS encoding sugar transferase has product MKLHLTNLYGMAGDSTVILAQNAVQKIASQLGFREVGIYFYNIASDSPSEMNKRLDGIMASISIGDILVFQSPTWNGFEFDRVLFDKLKDMQVKIVCFIHDVVPLMFDSNYYLMKEYMYMYNLSDVLIVPSEQMKERLMEEGLTTKKILIQGMWDHPHDLSLYTPTFKKELFFAGSLERFPDLQNWSQDTPLRVFSNKGEASSSARNLSIEGWKKDEELLLELSKGGFGIVWGTHQNEGESNQYYTLNISHKVSTYLTAGIPVIVPSSLSTAKFLVDQGLGFVADSLEEVHAIVDKMNVEEYQEMTNRIKTFSYLLKEGYFTKKLLVDAIYHLGID; this is encoded by the coding sequence ATGAAACTACATTTAACAAACTTATACGGTATGGCTGGTGATAGTACGGTTATTCTAGCCCAAAATGCTGTACAAAAGATAGCCAGTCAACTGGGATTTAGAGAAGTTGGTATCTATTTTTATAATATTGCTTCAGATAGTCCTTCTGAAATGAATAAACGTCTGGATGGTATTATGGCCAGTATTTCTATTGGTGATATCTTAGTCTTTCAGTCTCCTACTTGGAATGGCTTTGAGTTTGATCGAGTCTTGTTTGATAAGCTGAAGGATATGCAGGTAAAAATTGTTTGCTTTATCCATGATGTTGTTCCTCTCATGTTTGATAGTAATTATTATCTCATGAAAGAGTATATGTATATGTATAATCTATCGGACGTTTTGATTGTTCCATCTGAACAGATGAAAGAACGCCTGATGGAAGAAGGCTTGACAACTAAGAAAATTCTCATTCAAGGGATGTGGGATCATCCTCATGATTTATCCTTATACACTCCGACTTTTAAAAAAGAACTCTTTTTTGCTGGAAGTTTAGAGCGTTTCCCAGACTTGCAAAATTGGTCTCAAGATACGCCTTTAAGAGTATTTTCAAATAAAGGGGAAGCTAGTTCTAGTGCTAGAAATCTCAGCATCGAAGGATGGAAAAAAGATGAGGAATTGTTGCTAGAATTATCAAAGGGTGGATTTGGCATTGTCTGGGGAACCCATCAAAATGAGGGAGAAAGTAACCAATACTATACCTTGAATATATCTCATAAGGTTAGTACCTATCTAACAGCTGGTATCCCAGTGATTGTACCGAGCAGCTTATCAACTGCTAAATTTCTAGTAGATCAAGGATTGGGCTTCGTGGCAGATAGCCTAGAAGAAGTTCATGCGATAGTTGATAAAATGAATGTAGAAGAATATCAAGAAATGACGAATCGTATCAAGACATTTAGTTATCTGCTGAAAGAGGGCTATTTCACTAAAAAGCTATTGGTAGATGCGATTTATCACTTAGGAATTGATTAA